From the Butyrivibrio fibrisolvens genome, one window contains:
- the pheT gene encoding phenylalanine--tRNA ligase subunit beta yields MLVPLSWLKDYVDIDIEPKELEKKLFSCGFEVEESWEVGKDISKVVVGQVETCEAIPDTHLHACTVNAGVHGTFKVVCGADNVQTGGKYPLALDGATVIETAKDHVTVVGVATIKKGKLRGYDSEGMLCSGVELGVTEDMYEGAGYNGLLVFPEDTEVGADVKPILGLDDWIFDVSITANRPDCQSIYGLAREVAAVLEKPLKEPDLSYTEDDTENEGFTVSVEAPDLCPRYIAHYVHDVKIGQSPRWMRRRLALVGNNSISNMVDITNYIMREFGQPMHAFDGSFLEGNKIVVRRANDGEKIVTLDEKEFTLKNDNLVICDGVKPVALAGIMGGLNSEIRDTTTAVTFECAKFARDNIRKSSRALGQSSDSSAAFSKGVYEYTTVMAMKRALHLVEELGCGKISKTHVDVNTGNSLEKKEMKASIKKVNGVLGITVPDEDIVRILTNLNFEPVVNGDELTIKVPAYREDMEDYPDIAEEVIRMYGYDHVHGTFLEGAAVTMGGRNQKQKAELRIKRALCAQGANECMHYSFFSPSDLNLLGYADDAKEREVVKILNPINEDLSVMRTTLAAQMIHAISRNQKKGTLEGRLYEVGNRFFPKSLPLTDYPDEKVTLCIGIFGQDEDFYTLKGLCDNVADTLHVSFKYEAGNKPFLHPYRTAKILCDGVEVGYLGQITYEIQDAEDMRVPAYVAELDLDVLSKYYENVPTFVPLSKFDKQKRDLALIMDKTTTCGEVEEAIYSSCKYVTDVKLFDVYEGLPIPPTKKSMAFTITFTPKDEELTDEVISGYVDKMLRKLQFTMGIELRS; encoded by the coding sequence ATGTTAGTACCTTTAAGTTGGCTTAAAGATTATGTAGATATAGATATTGAACCCAAAGAACTTGAGAAAAAGCTCTTCTCATGCGGTTTCGAAGTAGAAGAGAGCTGGGAAGTCGGTAAGGACATTTCTAAGGTTGTAGTAGGACAGGTAGAGACCTGCGAAGCTATTCCGGATACACACCTTCATGCATGTACAGTTAATGCCGGCGTGCATGGAACATTCAAGGTTGTCTGCGGTGCTGATAACGTTCAGACAGGTGGCAAGTATCCTCTTGCACTTGACGGCGCTACAGTTATTGAGACTGCCAAGGATCATGTTACTGTTGTAGGCGTTGCTACTATCAAGAAGGGCAAGCTTCGCGGATATGATTCTGAAGGTATGCTCTGCTCAGGTGTTGAGCTTGGTGTAACAGAGGATATGTACGAAGGCGCAGGATACAACGGACTTCTTGTTTTCCCTGAAGATACAGAAGTTGGAGCTGATGTTAAGCCTATCCTGGGCCTTGACGATTGGATCTTCGATGTTTCTATTACAGCTAACAGACCTGACTGTCAGAGTATTTACGGTCTTGCAAGAGAAGTAGCTGCAGTTCTTGAGAAGCCTTTAAAAGAGCCTGACCTTTCTTATACAGAAGATGACACAGAGAACGAGGGCTTTACAGTATCTGTAGAAGCTCCTGACCTGTGCCCAAGATATATCGCTCACTATGTTCATGATGTTAAGATCGGTCAGAGCCCACGCTGGATGAGAAGAAGACTTGCACTTGTAGGTAACAACTCAATCTCCAACATGGTTGATATCACTAACTACATCATGAGAGAGTTCGGTCAGCCTATGCACGCTTTCGACGGAAGCTTCCTTGAAGGCAACAAGATCGTCGTTAGAAGAGCTAATGATGGCGAGAAGATCGTAACTCTTGATGAAAAAGAGTTCACTCTTAAGAATGACAACCTTGTAATCTGCGATGGCGTTAAGCCTGTAGCTCTTGCAGGTATCATGGGCGGTCTCAATTCCGAGATCAGAGATACAACAACTGCTGTAACTTTTGAGTGCGCTAAGTTCGCACGCGACAATATTCGTAAGTCTTCACGTGCTCTTGGACAGTCATCTGATTCAAGTGCAGCATTCTCTAAGGGCGTATACGAGTACACAACCGTTATGGCTATGAAGAGAGCTCTTCATCTTGTTGAGGAGCTTGGCTGTGGTAAGATCTCCAAGACACACGTAGACGTCAACACAGGTAACAGCCTTGAGAAAAAAGAAATGAAGGCATCTATCAAGAAGGTTAACGGAGTTCTTGGTATCACAGTTCCTGATGAAGATATTGTTAGAATCCTTACAAACCTTAACTTCGAGCCAGTAGTAAACGGCGATGAGCTTACTATCAAGGTTCCTGCATACAGAGAGGATATGGAAGATTATCCTGATATCGCAGAAGAAGTTATCCGTATGTATGGCTATGACCACGTACACGGCACATTCCTTGAAGGCGCTGCTGTAACAATGGGTGGCAGAAACCAGAAGCAGAAGGCAGAGCTTAGGATTAAGCGTGCTCTTTGTGCTCAGGGCGCAAATGAATGTATGCATTATTCATTCTTCTCACCTTCAGATCTTAATCTTCTTGGATATGCTGATGATGCTAAGGAAAGAGAAGTAGTTAAGATCCTTAATCCTATCAACGAGGATCTCTCAGTTATGCGAACAACTCTTGCGGCTCAGATGATCCATGCTATATCTAGAAATCAGAAGAAGGGTACCCTTGAAGGAAGACTTTATGAAGTTGGTAACAGATTCTTCCCTAAGAGCCTTCCTCTTACAGATTATCCGGATGAAAAGGTTACACTTTGCATCGGTATCTTCGGACAGGACGAGGATTTCTACACACTTAAGGGCCTTTGCGATAACGTAGCAGATACTCTTCACGTAAGTTTCAAATATGAAGCAGGCAATAAGCCATTCCTTCATCCTTACAGAACAGCTAAGATTCTGTGCGACGGTGTTGAAGTCGGCTACCTTGGACAGATTACATATGAGATCCAGGATGCTGAGGATATGAGAGTTCCTGCATATGTTGCAGAGCTCGACCTTGATGTTCTTTCCAAGTACTATGAGAACGTACCTACATTCGTTCCGCTTTCTAAGTTCGATAAACAGAAGCGTGACCTTGCTCTTATTATGGATAAGACAACAACCTGCGGCGAAGTAGAAGAAGCTATCTACTCTTCCTGCAAGTATGTAACAGATGTTAAACTCTTCGACGTATATGAAGGACTTCCTATCCCTCCTACAAAGAAGAGCATGGCCTTCACTATAACCTTCACTCCTAAGGATGAAGAGCTTACAGATGAAGTTATAAGCGGATATGTAGACAAGATGCTCAGAAAGCTTCAGTTCACAATGGGCATTGAACTGAGAAGCTAA
- the pheS gene encoding phenylalanine--tRNA ligase subunit alpha codes for MLENAALTEKIEAIRAEIKEKADSLDTSKLVYEARKSFMDPKTGKISALMKEMKNVPKESKAEYGKAVNELKAWALEHFEDLDKKMKEKEAKLRYESEKIDVTMPAKIRKPGNLHPVTQMRETLIDIFAGMGFEIFEGSEIENDYYNFTALNTPADHPARDMQDTFYLSPEYLLRTQTSAGQIHVMENQKPPIKILSPGKVFRSDDDATHSPMFSQMEGLVVDKNINLCDLKGALDLFVQKIYGEGTKTRLRPSYFPFTEPSVEVDCSCFECGGKGCSLCKGTGWIEVLGGGVVNKKVLENCGIDSNEYSGFAFGIGIERITMLKYGINNIKLLFESDLDVLNQINHFE; via the coding sequence ATGTTAGAGAATGCTGCATTAACAGAGAAGATCGAAGCCATAAGAGCTGAGATCAAAGAAAAAGCTGATAGTCTTGATACATCAAAGCTTGTATATGAAGCAAGAAAGAGCTTTATGGATCCTAAGACCGGCAAAATCAGCGCACTTATGAAGGAGATGAAAAATGTTCCCAAGGAGTCCAAGGCTGAGTATGGTAAGGCTGTAAACGAGCTTAAGGCATGGGCACTTGAGCATTTTGAAGATCTTGATAAGAAGATGAAAGAAAAGGAAGCAAAGCTTCGTTATGAGAGCGAGAAGATCGATGTAACAATGCCTGCTAAGATCAGAAAGCCAGGTAATCTTCATCCTGTAACTCAGATGAGAGAGACTCTTATCGATATCTTTGCAGGTATGGGATTCGAGATCTTCGAAGGTTCTGAGATAGAGAATGACTACTACAACTTCACAGCACTTAATACTCCTGCAGATCACCCTGCAAGAGATATGCAGGATACTTTCTATTTGAGTCCTGAATATCTTCTTCGTACACAGACATCAGCAGGTCAGATCCACGTAATGGAGAATCAGAAGCCACCGATCAAGATTCTGTCTCCCGGTAAGGTATTCCGTTCTGATGATGATGCTACACATTCACCTATGTTCTCTCAGATGGAAGGTCTTGTAGTTGATAAGAATATCAACCTTTGTGACCTTAAGGGTGCTCTTGATCTGTTCGTACAGAAGATATACGGCGAAGGTACTAAGACAAGACTTCGTCCTTCATACTTCCCATTCACAGAGCCGTCTGTAGAAGTTGACTGCAGCTGCTTCGAGTGTGGCGGTAAGGGATGCAGCCTCTGCAAGGGTACAGGCTGGATCGAAGTTCTCGGCGGCGGTGTTGTTAACAAGAAGGTACTTGAGAACTGCGGAATTGATTCTAATGAGTATAGTGGTTTCGCATTTGGTATAGGTATCGAGCGTATCACAATGCTTAAGTATGGTATCAATAACATTAAGCTTTTATTCGAGTCAGATCTTGATGTACTCAATCAGATTAATCATTTCGAGTAA
- a CDS encoding PaaI family thioesterase, with amino-acid sequence MKTLDEVRDFFANDKYATQVTGIEIVKADPGHSEVRLKIDDRHINAVGGLMGAVFFTMADFAFAVAVNSDIDSEYVTVTLQSSISFMRTVKTGTLTAKANVVREGKSTCVYEICIYSDDIELCRVITTGSKIRKK; translated from the coding sequence TTGAAAACACTAGATGAAGTTCGTGATTTTTTTGCAAATGACAAATACGCAACACAGGTTACGGGAATTGAAATAGTCAAAGCAGATCCCGGACATAGTGAAGTCAGACTCAAAATAGATGATCGGCATATAAATGCTGTTGGCGGACTCATGGGCGCAGTCTTTTTTACTATGGCAGACTTCGCTTTTGCAGTTGCAGTTAATTCAGATATCGATTCGGAATATGTAACCGTAACGCTTCAAAGTTCTATAAGCTTTATGAGAACTGTAAAAACAGGAACTTTAACTGCCAAAGCAAATGTCGTAAGAGAAGGCAAATCCACTTGTGTATATGAAATATGCATCTATTCAGATGATATTGAACTATGCAGAGTCATAACAACCGGAAGCAAGATAAGAAAAAAGTAA
- a CDS encoding ACT domain-containing protein, protein MFVKQLSVFLENKTGRLNDVLSIISGNGINILSISIADTSEFGVLRMLCEDPAKAHKLLKEHGITSKVNDVIVVSIPQEVGSLEKVVRSLEQNDINIQYVYGLSLNDDGASIAMKTDDLEKTLEVLKNENVKLYSQDDM, encoded by the coding sequence ATGTTTGTAAAACAGCTTTCCGTATTTCTTGAAAATAAAACAGGACGCCTTAATGATGTCCTCTCAATTATAAGCGGCAACGGTATTAATATCTTATCTATCTCAATTGCAGATACAAGCGAATTTGGCGTTCTTCGTATGCTCTGCGAAGATCCTGCAAAAGCTCATAAACTTTTAAAAGAACATGGTATCACTTCTAAGGTCAACGATGTCATCGTAGTATCAATACCTCAGGAAGTCGGTAGTCTTGAAAAGGTGGTAAGAAGCCTTGAGCAGAATGATATAAATATACAATACGTATACGGCCTGTCACTTAACGATGATGGCGCTTCTATCGCAATGAAGACAGATGATCTGGAAAAGACACTGGAAGTTCTTAAGAACGAGAATGTGAAGCTCTATAGCCAGGATGATATGTAG
- a CDS encoding response regulator transcription factor encodes MKLLLVEDELKMQSALKEILKREGYDVTAVEDGESALSEILTGVYDAIVLDVMIPKLSGIEVARKTRANGIKTPILMLTAMSELDDKVNGLDSGADDYLTKPFMTKELLARLRALLRRNVQSTDGSLTAGDLSLDVQGCNLSCSKTSQTVRLSEKELRIMEYLISNQEQIVSREQIATKIWGFENEAEYNNVEVYISFTRKKLAFIGTDMEIKAHRGIGYRIQPKNG; translated from the coding sequence ATGAAATTATTGCTGGTAGAAGATGAACTTAAGATGCAGTCTGCTCTAAAAGAGATATTAAAAAGAGAGGGATATGATGTAACTGCAGTAGAAGATGGTGAGAGTGCTCTTTCTGAGATTCTTACCGGTGTCTATGATGCTATTGTCCTTGATGTGATGATTCCGAAGCTTTCAGGAATTGAAGTTGCAAGAAAGACACGCGCTAATGGGATCAAGACGCCGATATTGATGCTGACTGCCATGAGCGAACTTGATGATAAGGTCAACGGTCTTGACAGCGGGGCGGATGACTATCTTACTAAGCCCTTTATGACAAAGGAGCTTCTTGCAAGACTAAGGGCGCTATTAAGAAGGAATGTTCAGTCTACAGATGGAAGTCTTACTGCAGGAGACTTGTCGCTGGATGTGCAAGGCTGCAATCTTTCCTGTAGTAAAACCTCTCAGACAGTAAGGCTTAGTGAAAAAGAATTAAGGATCATGGAATATCTTATTTCTAATCAGGAACAGATAGTATCAAGAGAGCAGATAGCTACTAAAATCTGGGGATTTGAAAATGAGGCTGAATATAACAATGTGGAAGTCTATATCTCTTTTACCAGAAAAAAGCTTGCATTTATAGGAACTGATATGGAGATAAAGGCTCATAGAGGAATCGGATACCGGATTCAGCCAAAAAACGGATGA
- a CDS encoding aminopeptidase: MLRTNAWNTYNKTQLKAVEKFADDYKNFLDNAKTEREAIDTIVNEIEAAGYRELNTLIGGKTKLKKGDKVYSVWMNKSIVMFQIGSEPLEKGLNILGAHIDSPRVDVKQNPLCEKEGLAYLDTHYYGGIKKYQFVAMPLALHGVVVKKDGTTVQLNVGEDEDDPVFFFSDLLIHLAAEQMDKKAAKVIEGEALDLIVGSRPLIVPGKAKKEEKDDPKLTEGENYAVKYVKQETTASIDASNAVKRGVMAILYDLYGIEEEDFISAELEIVPAGKARDAGFDRSMILGYGHDDRVCAYPSMRALLETKDLKRTGCCILVDKEEIGSVGATGMQSKFFENAVAELMNLTKEGYNDLALRRCLANSCMLSSDVSAAYDPTFASSFEKKNAALLGGGLVFNKFTGARGKSGSNDANAEYLAAIRRVCDENKIVYQTAELGKVDVGGGGTIAYILALYGMNVVDSGVAVLNMHAPWEAISKADLYESLRGYKAFLTDMDLVY; the protein is encoded by the coding sequence ATGCTTAGAACAAATGCGTGGAATACGTACAACAAGACACAGCTTAAAGCTGTAGAAAAATTTGCTGACGATTACAAGAACTTCCTTGATAACGCTAAAACAGAGCGTGAAGCAATTGATACTATCGTTAACGAGATCGAAGCTGCCGGATACAGAGAGCTTAATACTCTTATCGGTGGTAAGACAAAGCTTAAGAAAGGTGATAAGGTTTACAGCGTATGGATGAATAAGTCCATCGTTATGTTCCAGATTGGATCAGAGCCACTTGAAAAGGGTCTCAACATTCTTGGTGCTCACATCGATTCTCCTCGTGTAGACGTTAAGCAGAACCCTCTTTGCGAGAAAGAAGGCCTTGCTTACCTTGATACACACTACTATGGCGGAATCAAGAAGTATCAGTTCGTAGCTATGCCACTTGCTCTTCACGGAGTTGTTGTTAAGAAGGATGGCACAACAGTTCAGCTTAACGTAGGTGAGGATGAGGATGATCCGGTATTCTTCTTCTCAGATCTTCTCATCCACCTTGCTGCAGAGCAGATGGACAAGAAGGCTGCTAAGGTTATCGAGGGTGAAGCTCTTGATCTTATCGTTGGTAGCAGACCTCTGATCGTTCCTGGTAAAGCTAAGAAAGAAGAGAAGGATGATCCTAAGCTTACAGAAGGCGAGAACTACGCTGTTAAATATGTTAAGCAGGAGACTACAGCTTCAATTGATGCAAGCAATGCAGTTAAGAGAGGCGTAATGGCTATCCTCTATGATCTGTATGGTATCGAGGAAGAGGACTTCATCTCAGCTGAGCTTGAGATCGTTCCTGCAGGTAAAGCAAGAGATGCAGGATTTGACAGATCCATGATCCTTGGCTATGGCCATGATGACAGAGTATGTGCATATCCTTCTATGAGAGCACTTCTTGAAACTAAGGATCTTAAGAGAACAGGATGCTGCATCCTTGTTGATAAAGAAGAGATCGGATCAGTCGGTGCAACCGGTATGCAGAGTAAGTTCTTTGAAAATGCTGTTGCAGAGCTTATGAACCTTACAAAAGAAGGTTACAACGATCTTGCACTTAGAAGATGCCTTGCAAATTCCTGCATGCTTTCTTCAGACGTAAGTGCAGCTTATGATCCAACATTCGCATCAAGCTTTGAAAAGAAGAACGCAGCACTTCTTGGCGGCGGTCTTGTATTCAATAAGTTTACAGGCGCTCGTGGTAAGTCAGGTTCTAACGATGCTAACGCAGAGTACCTTGCAGCTATCAGAAGAGTATGCGATGAGAACAAGATCGTATATCAGACAGCTGAGCTTGGTAAGGTAGATGTTGGCGGCGGCGGAACAATCGCTTACATCCTTGCACTTTACGGAATGAACGTTGTAGATTCAGGTGTAGCAGTTCTTAACATGCACGCTCCATGGGAAGCAATCTCCAAGGCTGACCTTTATGAGTCACTTCGCGGATACAAGGCATTCCTTACAGATATGGATCTTGTATATTAA
- the iorA gene encoding indolepyruvate ferredoxin oxidoreductase subunit alpha produces the protein MKEIMLGNKALARGLYEAGVCVASSYPGTPSTETTEEAAKYDEIYCEWAPNEKVALETAFGASLAGKRSYCAMKHVGLNVAADPLFTIAYTGVNAGLVINVADDPGMHSSQNEQDSRHYAIAAKIPMLEPSDSQEALDFAKRAYEISEQFDTPVLLKMCTRVAHSQSIVELHDRVELPVKTYEKNPSKYIMTPANAKRRHTFVEERTKKLIEYAETCDLNRVEMADTKIGIITSSTSYQYVKEVYGDSVSVLKIGLINPLPVKLIKDFAAKVEKLVVIEELDPIIETHCKVLGLTVTGKDVFPMIDEFSQGLIASKMGLEEKTHCTPIENLPVRPPVMCAGCPHRGMYYALSKNKITVLGDIGCYTLGSAQPLNAVDTTECMGASVSSIHGFNKALGKESEGRTVAVIGDSTFMHSGMTGLANIAYNQTNSTVLILDNSITGMTGHQQNPTTGYNIKGDPAGKINLEALCRAMGIENVRVVDPYNISECETAVKEELAKEAPSVIISRRPCALLKQVKHNPPIKVNTDKCKSCKSCMKIGCPAISMKNGKAHVDPTLCVGCNVCTQLCHFEAFETQEGVTIK, from the coding sequence ATGAAAGAAATAATGTTAGGCAATAAAGCCCTTGCTCGCGGTCTGTACGAAGCAGGTGTATGCGTTGCCAGCAGCTATCCCGGTACACCCAGTACCGAGACCACGGAGGAAGCTGCCAAGTATGATGAAATCTACTGTGAATGGGCACCAAATGAGAAGGTAGCGCTGGAGACAGCCTTTGGTGCATCCCTTGCAGGTAAGAGAAGCTATTGCGCCATGAAGCACGTAGGTCTTAACGTTGCGGCAGATCCCCTTTTTACAATAGCATATACAGGAGTTAATGCAGGTCTTGTTATCAATGTAGCTGATGACCCGGGCATGCACTCATCTCAGAATGAGCAGGATTCACGTCACTATGCAATAGCAGCCAAGATCCCGATGCTCGAGCCATCTGACTCTCAGGAAGCCCTTGATTTTGCCAAAAGAGCTTATGAGATCTCAGAACAGTTCGATACTCCTGTCCTTCTTAAGATGTGCACAAGAGTTGCTCACTCTCAGAGCATCGTAGAACTTCATGACAGAGTAGAACTTCCTGTCAAAACTTATGAAAAAAATCCCTCAAAATATATCATGACGCCCGCTAATGCCAAAAGACGCCATACTTTCGTTGAAGAGCGTACCAAAAAGCTTATCGAGTATGCTGAAACATGTGACCTTAACCGAGTAGAGATGGCAGATACCAAGATAGGTATCATCACCTCTTCTACTTCTTATCAGTATGTCAAAGAAGTATATGGGGACAGCGTAAGCGTTCTTAAAATTGGTCTTATTAATCCTCTTCCTGTTAAGCTTATCAAGGACTTCGCAGCCAAAGTTGAAAAGCTTGTAGTAATCGAAGAGCTTGATCCTATCATCGAAACTCACTGCAAAGTATTAGGTCTTACAGTAACCGGCAAGGATGTTTTCCCAATGATAGATGAGTTCTCTCAAGGCCTAATTGCTTCCAAGATGGGACTAGAGGAGAAAACGCACTGCACTCCTATCGAGAACCTCCCTGTCCGTCCACCTGTTATGTGCGCAGGCTGCCCTCACAGAGGCATGTATTATGCCCTTTCCAAGAACAAGATCACAGTCCTTGGCGATATCGGCTGCTACACACTTGGATCTGCACAGCCACTTAATGCCGTTGATACAACAGAGTGTATGGGCGCATCAGTAAGCTCCATCCACGGATTTAATAAGGCTCTTGGCAAAGAAAGTGAAGGTCGCACCGTAGCTGTTATCGGCGATTCAACTTTCATGCACTCCGGTATGACAGGCCTTGCCAATATCGCTTATAACCAGACCAACTCTACAGTACTCATCCTTGATAACTCCATAACCGGTATGACAGGACATCAGCAGAATCCCACAACAGGCTATAACATCAAAGGTGATCCTGCAGGTAAGATCAATCTTGAAGCCCTGTGCCGTGCTATGGGTATAGAGAACGTGCGCGTTGTAGATCCATATAACATCTCTGAGTGCGAGACTGCTGTTAAAGAAGAACTTGCCAAAGAGGCTCCTTCTGTCATCATCAGCCGTCGTCCATGCGCACTTTTAAAACAGGTCAAGCATAACCCTCCTATCAAAGTCAACACAGACAAGTGTAAGAGCTGTAAATCCTGTATGAAGATAGGATGTCCTGCAATCTCTATGAAGAATGGCAAAGCCCACGTTGATCCTACTCTCTGCGTAGGCTGCAATGTATGTACTCAGCTGTGCCACTTCGAAGCTTTTGAAACACAGGAGGGGGTAACAATAAAATGA
- a CDS encoding phenylacetate--CoA ligase family protein: MIWNETKECMSRDELANLQSARLVKVVNKVYHNVEYYRKKMQELGLEPGDIRGIEDIEKLPFTTYEDLNKTYPFGLAAVPTSELVRVHASSGTTGKPKIGVYTRRDIEMWSECVARCLSMAGITRDDIIQVGYGYGLFTGGLGAHYGAEYLGALVLPMSTGNTQKLLDMMIDCKATAIACTPSYLLHVAEDIEKLGLLDKIKLKTAICGAEPWTDEMRDQMEKRLNIKAHDIYGLTEICGPGVACDCEYHKGLHIWEDHFLPEIIDPATHKDLPAGCDGELVITNLTKEGMPLIRYRTKDLTSLEIDKCECGRTMARIQRFKGRTDDMLIIRGVNVFPSQVEAALLNIDGTTPHYMLVVDRVDNTDTLEVQVEIAEKVFTDEVRGLEKLSNEIHNKLKSAIGLNAKVKLVEPNGLVHSDGKTKHVIDKRKLYS, from the coding sequence ATGATATGGAATGAAACCAAAGAATGTATGTCACGAGATGAACTTGCTAATCTTCAAAGTGCAAGACTCGTCAAAGTGGTCAACAAGGTATATCACAACGTAGAATACTATCGCAAGAAGATGCAGGAACTGGGTCTTGAACCAGGAGATATCAGAGGAATTGAAGACATTGAAAAGCTCCCTTTCACAACCTATGAAGACCTTAATAAAACTTATCCTTTCGGTCTTGCTGCTGTTCCAACATCAGAGCTTGTACGTGTTCATGCATCAAGCGGCACTACCGGTAAGCCTAAGATTGGTGTGTATACAAGACGTGATATTGAGATGTGGTCTGAGTGTGTGGCTAGATGTCTGTCTATGGCTGGTATCACAAGGGATGACATAATTCAGGTCGGATACGGTTATGGTCTTTTCACAGGTGGTCTTGGTGCTCATTACGGCGCTGAATACCTTGGCGCCCTTGTCCTTCCTATGTCTACAGGTAACACACAAAAGCTCCTTGATATGATGATCGACTGCAAGGCTACTGCCATCGCCTGCACACCATCATACCTTCTACATGTAGCAGAAGATATAGAAAAGCTTGGTCTTCTTGATAAAATAAAGCTTAAGACAGCCATCTGCGGAGCTGAACCCTGGACAGATGAGATGCGTGATCAGATGGAGAAAAGGCTCAATATCAAAGCCCATGATATCTACGGCCTTACAGAGATATGCGGTCCGGGTGTTGCCTGCGACTGCGAGTACCACAAGGGTCTCCACATCTGGGAAGATCACTTCCTTCCTGAGATCATCGATCCTGCAACACATAAGGACCTTCCTGCAGGCTGCGACGGCGAACTTGTTATTACTAATCTGACAAAAGAAGGCATGCCTCTTATCCGTTATCGTACCAAGGATCTTACTTCGCTTGAGATCGACAAGTGTGAATGCGGCAGAACCATGGCAAGGATCCAGAGATTTAAAGGCCGTACCGATGACATGCTTATAATCCGAGGCGTCAACGTATTCCCTTCACAGGTAGAAGCTGCTCTTCTGAATATAGATGGCACAACTCCTCACTACATGCTGGTTGTAGACCGCGTAGACAATACAGATACACTTGAAGTTCAGGTTGAGATTGCAGAAAAAGTTTTCACAGATGAAGTAAGAGGACTTGAGAAACTTTCAAATGAGATTCATAATAAACTTAAGAGCGCAATAGGTCTTAATGCCAAGGTTAAATTAGTAGAGCCCAATGGTCTCGTACATTCAGACGGCAAGACCAAACATGTTATAGACAAGAGAAAGCTCTATAGCTAA
- a CDS encoding indolepyruvate oxidoreductase subunit beta, translating into MNNTTNVMIVGVGGQGSLLASKLLGHVMLKKGVDVKVSEVHGMSQRGGSVVTYVRFGDKVYSPIIDKGEADYIISFETLEAARYMANLKPGGQVIVNNQQMDPMPVITGAATYPEGLIDKMKDAGAKVDAIDALGIAMEAGSAKAANVVLMGRFSTYFTDVTEAEWLEALEECVPPKFIELNKKAFDLGRKA; encoded by the coding sequence ATGAACAATACAACAAATGTAATGATAGTCGGTGTCGGAGGACAGGGCTCCCTTCTTGCAAGTAAGCTCCTGGGACACGTAATGCTTAAAAAGGGCGTAGATGTTAAGGTTTCAGAAGTTCACGGCATGAGCCAGAGAGGCGGAAGCGTTGTAACATATGTAAGATTTGGCGATAAGGTCTACTCTCCTATTATTGATAAAGGAGAAGCTGACTATATCATCTCTTTCGAAACTCTTGAAGCAGCCCGCTATATGGCCAACTTAAAGCCCGGCGGACAGGTTATCGTCAACAACCAGCAGATGGATCCAATGCCTGTAATCACAGGTGCAGCAACCTATCCTGAAGGCCTCATCGACAAGATGAAGGATGCAGGGGCTAAGGTTGATGCCATCGATGCCCTTGGAATCGCCATGGAAGCCGGAAGCGCCAAGGCTGCAAACGTAGTCCTTATGGGACGCTTTTCAACATATTTTACCGATGTGACAGAAGCAGAATGGCTTGAAGCATTGGAAGAATGCGTACCACCAAAATTCATCGAACTTAATAAAAAAGCCTTCGACTTAGGACGTAAGGCATAA